The Arthrobacter burdickii genome window below encodes:
- a CDS encoding aldose 1-epimerase family protein produces MTPSTPRPASGTNFTLRAGSSTVVVASLAAALRSFECGGVALTETWGDGDIPAGGGGILLAPWPNRVADGRWTLHGKEQQLDITEPSKGNASHGLLRNTGYRAVDTGPSSVVLEAEVFPQHGYPFHLLHRATYSLTEEQLTVTQELTNLSSEAAPFALGAHPYLKISDVPTEELTLRILADEVFESDDRSIPTGKRPVSGQDDLRNGRRVGDLRLDAAFTGLGVVEGRHEHVLSAPDGRRVTLWAEESFAYAHVYVSTSYPGVSRAVAIEPMTAPANAFNSGEGLRWLDPGASFSARWGILPALG; encoded by the coding sequence ATGACACCGTCGACTCCCCGTCCGGCAAGCGGCACCAACTTCACCCTGAGGGCCGGTTCCTCGACCGTCGTCGTCGCCAGCCTCGCTGCGGCCCTGAGGTCCTTCGAGTGCGGCGGTGTCGCCCTCACCGAGACCTGGGGGGACGGCGACATCCCTGCGGGCGGCGGCGGCATCCTCCTGGCGCCCTGGCCCAACCGCGTGGCGGACGGCCGCTGGACCCTGCACGGCAAGGAGCAGCAGCTCGATATCACCGAGCCGTCGAAGGGCAACGCCAGCCACGGGCTCCTCCGCAACACCGGCTACCGGGCCGTCGACACCGGTCCGTCCAGCGTCGTCCTCGAGGCCGAGGTGTTCCCGCAGCACGGGTACCCCTTCCACCTGCTGCATCGGGCCACCTACAGCCTCACCGAGGAGCAGCTCACCGTCACCCAGGAGCTGACGAACCTCTCGTCGGAGGCCGCTCCCTTCGCGCTGGGCGCGCATCCCTACCTCAAGATCTCCGACGTCCCCACCGAGGAGCTCACGCTGAGGATCCTCGCGGACGAGGTGTTCGAGTCGGACGACCGGTCCATTCCCACCGGCAAGCGTCCGGTGTCCGGGCAGGACGATCTCCGGAACGGTCGGCGGGTCGGCGACCTCCGGCTGGATGCGGCGTTTACCGGACTCGGGGTCGTCGAGGGTCGGCACGAGCACGTCCTGTCGGCGCCGGACGGCCGACGGGTCACCCTCTGGGCCGAGGAATCCTTCGCGTATGCGCATGTCTACGTGAGCACGAGCTACCCCGGCGTGAGCAGGGCGGTGGCCATCGAACCCATGACCGCGCCCGCCAACGCCTTCAATTCGGGGGAGGGCCTCCGCTGGCTCGATCCGGGGGCTTCCTTCTCCGCGAGGTGGGGCATACTGCCAGCTCTCGGATAG
- a CDS encoding Bax inhibitor-1/YccA family protein, translated as MALGGNPVFNGKTFRSATRGNQMAGYGTATYAGQTIANQQQLEHMYNQPSAGPAQTGRMTFDDVIVKTLLCLGVVLLGAAVPAFLVPGLAVPLMVVGALGGFVLGLVNSFKREPSPALILAYAGLEGLFLGGITMFLEAMFPGIALQAVLGTLIVFGVTLALFKSGKVRATPRAMKFFMIAIVSYAAFSLLNLGLMVFGLNDDPWGLRGADFLGTGIPFGVVIGVLAIGLAAFSLIIDFTSISEGVRHGAPQKYSWTAAFGLTVTLVWLYVEILRLLAILRGDD; from the coding sequence ATGGCACTTGGCGGTAATCCGGTATTCAACGGAAAGACCTTCCGTTCCGCTACCCGAGGCAACCAGATGGCGGGATACGGCACTGCGACGTACGCGGGCCAGACGATCGCCAACCAGCAGCAGCTGGAGCACATGTACAACCAGCCGTCCGCAGGACCTGCGCAGACGGGACGCATGACGTTCGACGACGTCATCGTCAAGACACTGCTGTGCCTGGGTGTCGTGCTGCTGGGTGCCGCGGTTCCGGCGTTCCTCGTTCCGGGCCTCGCCGTTCCGCTGATGGTGGTCGGTGCGCTCGGCGGTTTCGTGCTCGGCCTCGTGAACTCGTTCAAGCGTGAGCCGTCGCCCGCGCTGATCCTGGCCTACGCCGGACTCGAGGGCCTGTTCCTCGGTGGGATCACCATGTTCCTCGAGGCCATGTTCCCCGGCATCGCCCTGCAGGCGGTGCTCGGTACCCTGATCGTCTTCGGCGTCACGCTGGCGCTGTTCAAGAGCGGCAAGGTGCGCGCGACGCCCCGGGCCATGAAGTTCTTCATGATCGCGATCGTCAGCTACGCGGCCTTCTCGCTGCTGAACCTCGGGCTCATGGTCTTCGGCCTGAACGATGACCCCTGGGGACTCCGCGGCGCGGACTTCCTCGGGACGGGCATTCCGTTCGGCGTCGTCATCGGCGTGCTCGCCATCGGCCTCGCGGCCTTCTCGCTCATCATCGACTTCACGTCGATCAGCGAGGGAGTGCGCCACGGTGCGCCGCAGAAGTACTCGTGGACAGCAGCGTTCGGTCTCACCGTCACGCTCGTCTGGCTCTACGTGGAGATCCTCCGCCTGCTCGCGATCCTTCGCGGCGACGACTGA
- the galT gene encoding galactose-1-phosphate uridylyltransferase, which yields MTVITPTRLSDGRELIYFDASEGGAARHRDAAATADARGLPPRGPAGTARYDALTGEWIAVAAHRQSRTHLPPADQCPLCPTTPANLSEIPAADYEVVVFENRFSSFGPDLGDLPGDPSWGTTATAYGRCEVVAFDSAHEGSFGSLSPERARTVVDAWAQRTEALSAMPGIKQVFCFENRGADIGVTLLHPHGQIYAYPFIPPRAAVLAERAAAFFEASGGKQTLMGHALSSERSSGERMVIEGEHFSAFVPFAARWPLEVHLVPHRQVADLSGLTDAERDELTTVYLDLLGRLDALYPTPTPYIAAWQQAPVDAVLRPASYLHLQLTSPRRAADKLKFLAGSEAAMGAFINDTTPEKVAEALRNATPAARKDSA from the coding sequence ATGACTGTCATCACCCCGACCCGCCTGTCCGACGGGCGCGAGCTGATCTACTTCGACGCGAGCGAAGGCGGTGCGGCGCGGCACCGCGACGCGGCGGCGACCGCCGACGCGCGCGGTCTGCCACCTCGCGGCCCGGCCGGTACCGCACGGTACGACGCGCTGACCGGCGAGTGGATCGCCGTCGCGGCGCACCGCCAGTCACGCACGCACCTTCCCCCCGCGGATCAGTGCCCGCTGTGCCCCACGACTCCCGCCAACCTCTCCGAGATCCCTGCAGCGGACTACGAGGTCGTGGTGTTCGAGAACCGCTTCTCCTCGTTCGGTCCGGACCTGGGCGACCTCCCGGGCGATCCCTCCTGGGGTACGACGGCGACGGCGTACGGGCGGTGCGAGGTGGTCGCGTTCGACTCCGCCCATGAGGGCTCCTTCGGCTCCCTCAGCCCCGAGCGGGCCCGGACCGTCGTCGATGCCTGGGCCCAGCGCACCGAGGCCCTGTCCGCAATGCCCGGCATCAAGCAGGTCTTCTGCTTCGAGAACCGGGGCGCCGACATCGGCGTCACCCTGCTGCACCCGCACGGGCAGATCTACGCGTATCCGTTCATCCCGCCGCGCGCCGCGGTGCTCGCGGAGAGGGCGGCCGCGTTCTTCGAGGCCTCCGGGGGAAAGCAGACGCTGATGGGCCACGCACTCTCCTCGGAGCGCAGTTCCGGCGAGCGCATGGTGATCGAGGGCGAGCACTTCAGCGCCTTCGTCCCCTTCGCAGCCCGTTGGCCGCTCGAGGTGCACCTGGTCCCCCACCGCCAGGTGGCCGACCTCTCCGGCCTGACGGACGCGGAGCGCGACGAGCTCACCACCGTCTACCTCGACCTCCTCGGCAGGCTCGATGCCCTCTACCCGACACCCACGCCGTACATCGCGGCCTGGCAGCAGGCTCCGGTCGACGCCGTCCTCCGGCCGGCCAGCTACCTGCACCTCCAGCTGACCTCACCGCGCAGGGCCGCCGACAAGCTGAAGTTCCTGGCGGGCTCGGAGGCCGCCATGGGGGCCTTCATCAACGACACCACCCCGGAGAAGGTCGCGGAGGCACTCCGCAACGCAACTCCCGCAGCCCGGAAGGACTCCGCATGA
- a CDS encoding DeoR/GlpR family DNA-binding transcription regulator, protein MLAAERHAAILERLAHQSAVRVSDVALALGVSEMTVRRDIDVLESRGALVRVHGGAVRPGSLSSVEPGFDANRSRGGQAKQGIAAAAVSLLVPGMTVSITGGTTTYALAPLLTRVRGLTVITNSLPLADELHRLNAASAPDGAPRVLLSGGELTPSKALVGPLATSTIASLRADLCFMGAHGVDAAAGITTPNLAEADTNQAFARTCGKLVVLADATKIGVVSLARVAPLDAAAALVTDQQPDARYAALTRILRDPVPDTHLEERP, encoded by the coding sequence ATGCTCGCCGCAGAGCGCCACGCAGCCATCCTCGAGCGCCTTGCCCACCAGTCCGCGGTGCGGGTCAGCGACGTCGCGCTCGCGCTGGGGGTCTCGGAGATGACCGTGCGCCGGGACATCGACGTCCTGGAGTCCCGGGGCGCACTGGTGCGCGTGCACGGCGGAGCCGTGCGTCCGGGCAGCCTGAGTTCCGTGGAGCCCGGCTTCGACGCCAACCGGAGCCGGGGCGGCCAGGCGAAGCAGGGCATCGCGGCCGCGGCCGTCTCCCTCCTGGTTCCCGGCATGACGGTCTCCATCACGGGTGGCACCACGACCTACGCCTTGGCTCCCCTCCTGACGCGCGTGCGGGGACTGACCGTCATCACCAACTCCCTCCCCCTGGCGGACGAGCTCCACCGCCTGAACGCTGCATCGGCACCGGACGGCGCACCCCGGGTGCTGCTGTCGGGCGGGGAACTCACGCCGTCGAAGGCGCTCGTCGGGCCCCTCGCCACGAGCACCATCGCCTCCCTCCGGGCGGACCTGTGCTTCATGGGAGCACACGGCGTGGACGCGGCCGCCGGGATCACCACCCCCAACCTGGCGGAAGCCGACACCAATCAGGCCTTCGCCCGCACCTGCGGCAAGCTCGTCGTCCTCGCGGACGCGACGAAGATCGGCGTCGTGAGCCTCGCCCGGGTCGCCCCGCTCGACGCCGCCGCAGCCCTCGTCACCGACCAGCAGCCCGACGCGCGGTACGCCGCGCTCACCCGGATCCTCCGCGACCCCGTCCCCGACACCCACCTGGAAGAGCGCCCATGA
- a CDS encoding branched-chain amino acid ABC transporter permease, translated as MDFGNILINAFGELISPTTAAYALAALGLAVHFGYSGLLNFGQAGFMAVGAYGYAISTLSFNAPLPVAVLVALLSSVVFAIVLGIPTLRLRADYLAIVTIAAAEIIRYIVTTNGLTDVTGSANGLAAFEGGFYGLNPFPPGRYNIGPLGMNERDFWIRIVGWSVVIIACLVVWLLMRSPWGRVLKGIREDENAVRSLGKNVYAYKMQALVIGGVLGSLAGIIFTLPRGAVQPANYATELTFFLYTCLLLGGLATVLGPVIGAMIFWVVLSLTQGLLYGAIEVGAITFLSNAQAGQLRYILVGVALMLLMVFRPQGVLGNKKELAFA; from the coding sequence ATGGACTTCGGAAACATCCTCATCAACGCGTTCGGCGAACTGATCAGCCCGACGACGGCGGCCTACGCCCTCGCCGCGCTCGGCCTCGCCGTCCACTTCGGCTACTCGGGCCTCCTCAACTTCGGGCAGGCCGGATTCATGGCCGTCGGAGCGTACGGCTACGCCATCTCGACCCTCAGCTTCAACGCCCCGCTGCCCGTCGCCGTCCTCGTCGCGCTGCTGTCCTCGGTGGTCTTCGCGATCGTGCTGGGCATCCCCACACTGCGCCTCCGGGCGGACTACCTGGCGATCGTGACGATCGCCGCGGCAGAGATCATCCGCTACATCGTGACCACCAACGGCCTCACGGACGTCACGGGTTCCGCGAACGGCCTGGCGGCCTTCGAAGGCGGCTTCTACGGGCTCAACCCGTTCCCCCCGGGCCGGTACAACATCGGCCCCCTGGGCATGAACGAGCGGGACTTCTGGATCCGCATCGTCGGCTGGTCGGTCGTCATCATCGCGTGCCTCGTCGTCTGGCTCCTGATGCGCAGCCCCTGGGGCCGCGTGCTCAAGGGCATCCGCGAGGACGAGAACGCCGTGCGCTCGCTCGGCAAGAACGTCTACGCCTACAAGATGCAGGCCCTCGTGATCGGCGGTGTGCTCGGCTCCCTCGCGGGCATCATCTTCACGCTGCCCCGCGGCGCCGTGCAGCCTGCCAACTACGCGACCGAGCTGACGTTCTTCCTCTACACCTGCCTCCTCCTCGGCGGCCTGGCCACTGTCCTCGGACCGGTCATCGGGGCGATGATCTTCTGGGTGGTGCTCTCATTGACGCAGGGACTCCTGTACGGCGCGATCGAGGTCGGCGCCATCACGTTCCTGTCCAACGCGCAGGCGGGCCAGCTGCGCTACATCCTCGTGGGCGTGGCACTGATGCTGCTCATGGTCTTCAGGCCGCAGGGCGTCCTGGGTAACAAGAAGGAGTTGGCGTTCGCATGA
- a CDS encoding branched-chain amino acid ABC transporter permease: MFPLLTPARIRRPLLLVLGLLATVLLGAPAAHASPQPPVPGIHQIQAASSVQTQEFDYSIGGVLRGVDGPIADVTVTATGNGFEGETTSGPNGAWSIDVPEQGTYEVAIDEETLPEGVALAEGQQNPRDVTFANTSSATTLFLFGEGIVSQQASFLDTLAERALAGFSFGLLLALSAVGLSLIFGTTGLTNFAHGEMVTIGAVLAFAFAGAGLPIAVSIVLAVLGGGLLGYVQDAGLWKPLRRRGTGLVPMMIVSIGFALALRYIIQFFFGGATQQLPGSQSQIIEMGSVSISRNNLTSLIVSLVIILVVAFLLLRTRIGKATRAVADNPALAAASGIDVDRVIRIVWVIGGMLAALGGILWAYYRPGVSYNMGQQILLLIFAGVTLGGLGTVFGALVGSIIVGLFVEISTIWLEADLKYVGALLIMILVLLFRPQGILGRRERIG, encoded by the coding sequence TTGTTTCCCCTATTGACGCCTGCGCGGATCAGGAGACCCCTGCTGCTGGTGCTCGGCCTCCTGGCCACCGTGCTGCTCGGTGCCCCCGCGGCGCACGCGTCCCCCCAGCCGCCCGTCCCTGGAATCCACCAGATCCAGGCCGCCTCGAGCGTCCAGACCCAGGAGTTCGACTATTCGATCGGCGGCGTACTCCGCGGTGTCGACGGTCCCATCGCCGACGTGACGGTCACGGCGACAGGCAACGGCTTCGAGGGTGAGACCACCTCGGGCCCCAACGGCGCTTGGAGCATCGACGTACCCGAGCAGGGCACCTATGAAGTCGCAATCGACGAGGAGACGCTCCCCGAGGGCGTCGCCCTCGCGGAGGGCCAGCAGAATCCGCGCGACGTGACGTTCGCCAACACGTCCAGCGCGACCACGCTCTTCCTCTTCGGCGAGGGCATCGTCTCCCAGCAGGCATCCTTCCTGGACACGCTCGCGGAGCGCGCGCTCGCAGGCTTCAGCTTCGGCCTGCTCCTGGCGCTGAGCGCCGTCGGCCTCTCCCTCATCTTCGGCACCACGGGCCTCACAAACTTCGCGCACGGCGAGATGGTGACCATCGGCGCCGTCCTGGCCTTCGCCTTCGCGGGCGCCGGACTCCCGATCGCGGTCTCGATCGTGCTCGCCGTCCTCGGTGGCGGACTCCTCGGCTACGTGCAGGACGCCGGGCTGTGGAAGCCCCTGCGGCGCCGCGGCACGGGCCTCGTGCCGATGATGATCGTGAGCATCGGCTTCGCCCTCGCGCTGCGCTACATCATCCAGTTCTTCTTCGGCGGCGCGACGCAGCAGCTGCCCGGTTCCCAGAGCCAGATCATCGAGATGGGTTCCGTCTCGATCTCCCGCAACAACCTGACGTCGCTGATCGTGAGCCTCGTGATCATCCTGGTGGTCGCGTTCCTGCTGCTCCGGACCCGGATCGGCAAGGCCACCCGTGCCGTCGCCGACAACCCCGCACTCGCCGCCGCCTCCGGCATCGACGTGGACCGGGTCATCCGCATCGTCTGGGTCATCGGCGGCATGCTCGCCGCCCTGGGCGGCATCCTGTGGGCGTACTACCGCCCCGGGGTCTCGTACAACATGGGCCAGCAGATCCTGCTGCTCATCTTCGCCGGCGTCACGCTCGGCGGCCTGGGCACCGTGTTCGGCGCACTCGTCGGATCCATCATCGTCGGGCTCTTCGTGGAGATCTCCACGATCTGGCTCGAGGCAGACCTCAAGTACGTGGGGGCGCTGCTGATCATGATTCTCGTGCTCCTGTTCCGGCCGCAGGGTATCCTCGGCCGCCGTGAGCGCATAGGTTAG
- a CDS encoding ABC transporter ATP-binding protein has product MREEFEGDSVVKVTDLVAGYIPGVNILNGCSIEARRGELIGIIGPNGAGKSTLLKAMFGLVKVHSGTVVVRGQDLTGLKANRLVSRGVGFVPQNNNVFATLTIEENLQMGMYQRPKDFKERFDFVTGLFPELGKRKAQRAGSLSGGERQMVAMGRALMMDPAVLLLDEPSAGLSPVKQDETFLRVHEINRAGVSVIMVEQNARRCLQICDRAYVLDQGKDAYTGTGRELMKDPKVIQLYLGTLADTA; this is encoded by the coding sequence GTGAGAGAGGAATTCGAGGGTGACTCGGTGGTCAAGGTCACCGACCTCGTCGCGGGCTACATCCCCGGCGTGAACATCCTGAACGGCTGCAGCATCGAGGCACGCCGTGGTGAGCTGATCGGCATCATCGGTCCCAACGGAGCCGGCAAGTCGACGCTCCTGAAGGCGATGTTCGGCCTCGTCAAGGTCCACTCGGGAACCGTCGTGGTGCGCGGCCAGGACCTCACCGGCCTGAAGGCGAACCGGCTCGTGAGCCGCGGCGTCGGCTTCGTGCCGCAGAACAACAACGTCTTCGCCACGCTGACCATCGAGGAGAACCTCCAGATGGGCATGTACCAGCGGCCGAAGGACTTCAAGGAGCGCTTCGACTTCGTGACCGGCCTCTTCCCCGAACTGGGGAAGCGGAAGGCGCAGCGGGCCGGCTCGCTGTCCGGCGGTGAGCGCCAGATGGTCGCCATGGGCCGTGCGCTCATGATGGACCCCGCGGTGCTGCTGCTGGACGAGCCGTCCGCAGGGCTCTCCCCCGTCAAGCAGGACGAGACGTTCCTCCGCGTCCACGAGATCAACCGGGCCGGAGTCTCCGTGATCATGGTGGAGCAGAACGCCCGCCGCTGCCTGCAGATCTGCGACCGCGCCTATGTGCTCGACCAGGGCAAGGACGCGTACACGGGCACGGGGCGTGAGCTCATGAAGGACCCGAAGGTCATCCAGCTCTACCTCGGCACCCTCGCCGACACCGCCTGA
- the galK gene encoding galactokinase: protein MTTPLDLAAAFTDRFGSEPDGLWSAPGRVNVIGEHTDYNGGFVLPFAIRHSTTVAAAVRPDRTVRVASTFAPDDDPVTADLDALEEGSVKGWAAYPLGVLWAMEQSGYRCPGMDILVDSSVPVGAGLSSSAALECSVAVAVNELSEAGVSRRELAVIGQLAENRMVGAPTGIMDQSASLLGEPGHAVFLDCRSGDSRLVPLDLEGAGLELMVIDTRVSHSHATGGYAARRRSCELGAELMGVPSLRDLSVKDLAEAAGVLDEETFRRVRHVVTENARVEDTVQVLTATGPADLGSLLVASHASMRDDFEISCAELDTAVEAALGAGALGARMTGGGFGGSAIALARVDDVPAIREAVEDAFSAAGFRAPVIFSVLPGAGAARIA from the coding sequence ATGACCACCCCCCTCGACCTCGCAGCCGCCTTCACCGACCGCTTCGGCAGCGAACCGGACGGCCTGTGGTCCGCGCCCGGACGCGTGAATGTCATCGGTGAACACACCGACTACAACGGCGGCTTCGTACTGCCGTTCGCCATCCGCCACTCGACGACGGTCGCCGCGGCCGTCCGTCCCGACCGGACCGTCCGGGTCGCGTCGACCTTCGCACCCGACGACGATCCCGTCACGGCCGACCTCGACGCCCTGGAGGAAGGCAGCGTCAAGGGCTGGGCGGCCTATCCCCTCGGCGTCCTCTGGGCCATGGAGCAGTCGGGGTACCGCTGCCCCGGGATGGACATCCTCGTCGATTCGTCCGTGCCAGTCGGTGCGGGCCTCTCCTCGTCCGCGGCGCTCGAATGCTCCGTCGCCGTCGCCGTCAACGAGCTCTCGGAGGCGGGCGTGTCCCGGCGGGAACTCGCGGTGATCGGGCAGCTCGCGGAGAACCGCATGGTCGGGGCGCCCACCGGCATCATGGACCAGTCGGCGTCCCTGCTCGGTGAGCCCGGGCACGCCGTCTTCCTCGACTGCCGATCCGGCGACTCCCGGCTCGTCCCCCTCGACCTGGAGGGTGCCGGACTGGAGCTGATGGTCATCGACACCCGCGTCAGCCACTCCCATGCGACCGGTGGATATGCGGCGCGCCGCCGCTCCTGCGAACTGGGCGCCGAGCTGATGGGCGTTCCCTCGCTGCGCGACCTGTCGGTCAAGGACCTCGCCGAAGCGGCCGGCGTGCTCGACGAGGAGACGTTCCGGCGTGTGCGGCACGTCGTGACGGAGAACGCGCGCGTCGAGGACACCGTGCAGGTCCTGACGGCCACGGGACCGGCGGACCTCGGATCACTCCTCGTCGCCAGTCACGCGTCGATGCGCGACGACTTCGAGATCTCCTGTGCCGAACTGGACACGGCGGTGGAGGCGGCGCTCGGCGCCGGTGCACTCGGTGCCCGCATGACCGGCGGAGGGTTCGGCGGATCCGCCATCGCCCTGGCGCGGGTCGACGACGTGCCTGCCATCCGCGAGGCCGTCGAGGACGCGTTCTCCGCTGCCGGATTCCGGGCGCCGGTTATCTTCAGCGTCCTGCCCGGTGCGGGTGCAGCCCGGATCGCCTGA
- a CDS encoding ABC transporter ATP-binding protein, which produces MTSSHSDNTPGTDGTPGTGGAHAADAPVDAAGGATPRAAGSHDSASSDTVSPERDHTTDSEPITTDAAGPGCRKRDPIVVARNVTRTFGGINAVDVEHLEIPRHKITALIGPNGAGKTTLFNLLTGFDVPNSGDWEFDGKPLAKVASHKVARMGMVRTFQLTKVMGKLTVMENMRLGATDQPGESLARALFKGIWGGREREITQQAEVLLAKFKLDTKRDDYAASLSGGQRKLLEMARALMVRPRLVMLDEPMAGVNPALTQSLLDHIKNLKAEGMTVLFVEHDMHMVRHIADWVVVMAEGKVVAEGPPDIVMKDQAVIDAYLGAHHDVDLGDETGIERLEEELAHDDASVVGTENEGILGHGVTEVGGAHAAGPHKDEETK; this is translated from the coding sequence ATGACCTCCAGCCACAGCGACAACACACCCGGCACCGACGGCACGCCGGGTACAGGCGGCGCCCACGCGGCAGACGCCCCGGTCGACGCAGCAGGAGGAGCCACCCCCAGGGCCGCGGGTTCACATGACTCTGCTTCGAGCGACACGGTGTCCCCGGAACGCGACCACACGACGGACTCCGAGCCCATCACGACCGACGCGGCGGGACCGGGGTGCCGCAAGCGCGACCCCATCGTCGTCGCCCGCAACGTCACGCGGACCTTCGGCGGCATCAATGCCGTCGACGTCGAGCACCTCGAGATCCCCCGGCACAAGATCACCGCGCTGATCGGCCCCAACGGAGCCGGCAAGACCACGCTGTTCAACCTGCTGACCGGTTTCGACGTGCCGAACAGCGGGGACTGGGAATTCGACGGCAAACCCCTCGCCAAGGTCGCCTCGCACAAGGTGGCCCGCATGGGCATGGTCCGCACGTTCCAGCTCACCAAGGTCATGGGCAAGCTCACCGTCATGGAAAACATGCGGCTGGGCGCCACGGACCAGCCCGGCGAGAGCCTGGCCCGTGCCCTCTTCAAGGGCATCTGGGGTGGGCGCGAGCGGGAGATCACCCAGCAGGCAGAGGTGCTGCTGGCGAAGTTCAAGCTCGACACCAAGCGCGACGACTACGCTGCCTCGCTCTCGGGCGGACAGCGCAAGCTCCTCGAGATGGCGCGGGCGCTCATGGTCCGGCCGCGGCTCGTGATGCTCGACGAGCCGATGGCGGGGGTCAACCCCGCGCTGACGCAATCGCTCCTCGACCACATCAAGAACCTCAAGGCCGAGGGCATGACCGTCCTCTTCGTCGAGCACGACATGCACATGGTCCGCCACATCGCCGACTGGGTGGTGGTCATGGCGGAAGGCAAGGTCGTCGCGGAGGGACCACCGGACATCGTGATGAAGGACCAGGCCGTCATCGACGCCTACCTGGGCGCCCACCACGACGTCGATCTCGGTGACGAGACCGGCATCGAGCGCCTCGAGGAGGAGCTCGCCCACGACGACGCGTCGGTCGTCGGCACCGAGAACGAGGGCATCCTCGGCCACGGCGTCACCGAGGTCGGGGGCGCCCACGCCGCTGGCCCCCACAAGGATGAGGAGACGAAGTGA
- a CDS encoding ABC transporter substrate-binding protein, with amino-acid sequence MTATRNSALLGIGDNATRAGKVAALSLGIALFASGCGGGGTTSSEGAGDTETTAAAATSALACPESEGGAGEEQGEKGDPAAVPASKTTSPAPLKLGSLLPTTGTLAFLGPPEIAGSTLAVNQINEAGGVLGQDVSITQRDSGDTTTDIATQSVTDLLSQDVSAIVGAASSGVSKTVINQITGAGVVQFSPANTAAEFSTWDDKGLYWRTAPSDVLQGRTLGNYIMTCGAQTVGMITLNDAYGTGLQGTIQETVEAAGGQVVANEMFNTGDSQFSSQVDAIAAAKPDAIVLISFDEAKSIVPLLVAKGIDASTLFMVDGNTSDYSADLDPGTLEGAQGTIPGPFTGTGFQEALATVDPKLTSYAYSGESYDAVNLIALASEAAGSVEGTEIAKQLEAVSKDGTKCFDFAGCVTLLRDGEDIDYDGVSGPVTFDKNGDPTEAAIGIYKYDADNKPQPSRSEVGQL; translated from the coding sequence ATGACTGCAACACGCAACTCCGCGCTGCTCGGCATCGGGGACAATGCCACGCGCGCGGGAAAGGTCGCTGCCCTGAGCCTGGGGATCGCGCTCTTTGCCTCCGGCTGCGGCGGCGGCGGAACCACGAGTTCCGAGGGCGCCGGCGACACCGAGACCACTGCTGCCGCCGCAACGTCGGCTCTGGCATGCCCCGAGAGCGAGGGTGGCGCCGGCGAGGAGCAGGGCGAGAAGGGTGACCCCGCCGCCGTGCCCGCCAGCAAGACCACGAGTCCTGCACCGCTGAAGCTCGGTTCCCTCCTGCCGACCACCGGGACGCTCGCGTTCCTCGGCCCGCCCGAGATTGCCGGCTCCACTCTCGCCGTCAACCAGATCAACGAGGCCGGTGGCGTGCTCGGCCAGGACGTCTCCATCACGCAGCGCGACTCCGGTGACACCACGACCGACATCGCGACGCAGTCCGTCACGGACCTGTTGTCCCAGGACGTCAGCGCCATCGTGGGTGCCGCATCCTCGGGCGTCTCGAAGACCGTCATCAACCAGATCACCGGCGCCGGCGTGGTGCAGTTCTCTCCCGCCAATACGGCGGCCGAATTCAGCACCTGGGACGACAAGGGCCTGTACTGGCGCACCGCCCCCTCGGACGTCCTCCAGGGCCGCACGCTCGGCAACTACATCATGACCTGCGGCGCTCAGACGGTCGGCATGATCACCCTGAACGACGCCTATGGCACCGGTCTGCAGGGCACCATCCAGGAGACCGTTGAAGCGGCCGGCGGCCAGGTCGTCGCCAACGAGATGTTCAACACCGGTGACTCGCAGTTCTCGAGCCAGGTGGACGCCATCGCCGCGGCCAAGCCTGATGCGATCGTCCTCATCAGCTTCGACGAGGCCAAGAGCATCGTCCCGCTGCTGGTCGCGAAGGGCATCGACGCGAGCACGCTGTTCATGGTCGACGGCAACACCTCCGACTACAGCGCGGACCTCGATCCCGGAACCCTCGAGGGAGCCCAGGGCACCATCCCCGGCCCCTTCACCGGCACCGGGTTCCAGGAAGCGCTCGCGACCGTGGACCCCAAGCTGACCAGCTATGCCTACTCGGGCGAGAGCTACGACGCCGTGAACCTCATCGCGCTCGCCTCCGAGGCAGCGGGAAGCGTGGAAGGCACCGAGATCGCGAAGCAGCTCGAGGCGGTCTCGAAGGACGGCACCAAGTGCTTCGACTTCGCCGGCTGCGTCACGCTGCTGCGCGACGGCGAGGACATCGACTACGACGGTGTGTCCGGTCCCGTGACCTTCGACAAGAACGGTGATCCCACCGAAGCCGCTATCGGTATCTACAAGTACGACGCCGACAACAAGCCCCAGCCGAGCCGTTCCGAGGTCGGACAGCTCTAG